From a single Ignavibacteria bacterium genomic region:
- a CDS encoding transglutaminase domain-containing protein: MLLSFESFPQSGFKNVDDLFKNGEFKKAASEIYGLLSDSKLSPSQVYDLRFTLDLMERIKKDFTKSREEVKAFLVKYYPAVTNEQLDAWEAKRALEVKLIDGEKKYFKLAARNLFRIDKEAKKRWEEVEGKSPDLLDEFLLDLLPDVIKESKKRDNRLVKPVTIKVKYTLTVKPNAVPSGEIVRCWLPYPAEVRDRQTGVELISANYENFVISPYTTTHRSVYLEAPAEKDSPLVFEVEYKYRAYSEFNNIDFTKKYTIDTSSDLYDIYTAERLPHIPFTDELKALSAKIIGGETEPIKKFKLIYEWINDNIPWAGALEYSTIPDIASYCYQNMHGDCGIQSLLFITLCRMNGIPAKWQSGWMLHPPEVNLHDWAEVYFNETGWIPVDQSFKLKPSDDPVVRYYYLGNTDNYHFIVNDDFSGEFFPAKIHPRSETIDFQRGEVEWRGGNLYFDKWNYNIYLDYTSEN, from the coding sequence ATGCTACTCTCATTTGAATCGTTTCCTCAATCAGGATTTAAAAATGTTGATGATCTGTTTAAAAACGGAGAGTTTAAGAAAGCCGCTTCAGAAATTTACGGTCTCCTTTCGGACAGTAAACTCTCGCCGTCTCAGGTCTATGACTTGAGGTTCACCCTCGACCTTATGGAACGGATAAAAAAGGATTTTACGAAATCGAGAGAGGAAGTTAAAGCTTTTCTCGTTAAATACTATCCTGCCGTTACCAATGAACAGTTGGATGCATGGGAAGCAAAAAGGGCTCTCGAAGTGAAACTGATTGACGGTGAGAAAAAATACTTTAAGCTCGCTGCGCGAAATCTTTTCAGAATTGACAAGGAAGCAAAGAAAAGATGGGAAGAAGTTGAAGGGAAATCACCCGATCTTCTCGATGAATTTCTGCTCGATCTGCTCCCCGATGTGATAAAAGAGAGCAAAAAGCGGGACAACAGGCTCGTTAAACCGGTAACGATCAAGGTAAAATATACTCTTACGGTTAAACCAAATGCCGTACCATCGGGTGAAATTGTGCGTTGCTGGCTACCCTATCCCGCTGAGGTTCGTGACAGACAGACGGGTGTGGAGCTTATCTCAGCCAATTATGAAAATTTTGTAATTTCTCCTTATACAACGACTCATCGTTCCGTTTATCTTGAAGCACCCGCAGAAAAAGACAGTCCGCTGGTTTTTGAAGTGGAATACAAATACAGAGCCTACTCGGAATTTAACAACATCGATTTTACAAAAAAATACACCATTGACACCTCTTCCGACCTGTATGACATTTATACAGCCGAAAGATTGCCGCATATCCCCTTTACTGATGAACTGAAGGCTCTGTCGGCGAAAATTATCGGAGGAGAAACCGAACCCATAAAGAAATTTAAACTTATTTACGAGTGGATCAACGACAACATCCCGTGGGCAGGTGCTCTCGAATACTCGACCATACCCGATATTGCTTCCTATTGCTACCAAAACATGCACGGCGACTGCGGAATTCAGTCTCTTCTCTTCATAACACTCTGCAGAATGAACGGAATTCCCGCAAAATGGCAGAGTGGATGGATGCTCCACCCGCCGGAGGTGAACCTTCACGACTGGGCGGAGGTTTACTTTAATGAGACAGGTTGGATTCCGGTGGATCAATCGTTCAAATTGAAACCTTCCGATGATCCTGTTGTCAGATATTACTATCTTGGCAATACTGATAACTACCATTTTATAGTGAACGATGATTTCTCAGGAGAATTCTTCCCGGCAAAAATCCACCCGCGAAGTGAAACAATCGATTTCCAGCGGGGTGAAGTTGAGTGGAGAGGCGGAAACCTCTACTTCGACAAGTGGAATTACAACATTTATTTAGATTATACATCAGAGAACTGA
- a CDS encoding PqqD family protein — protein sequence MRQFEVPGYAAVSDTGFVFLGNTGETFNMNEIAKEIYEMIHRNHNTDEIFTYILQNYEVDKQTFERDFEDYINRLLSFGLVKEI from the coding sequence ATGCGTCAGTTTGAAGTGCCCGGATATGCTGCTGTAAGTGATACAGGTTTTGTGTTTCTTGGAAATACCGGTGAAACCTTTAATATGAATGAGATTGCGAAAGAGATATATGAAATGATCCACCGGAACCATAATACCGATGAGATATTCACTTACATTCTTCAAAATTATGAAGTTGACAAACAAACCTTTGAAAGAGATTTCGAAGATTACATTAATCGATTATTATCTTTCGGACTTGTAAAAGAGATATGA
- a CDS encoding ATP-grasp domain-containing protein — protein sequence MKIAVTGLNATDNPGPGIPVMRSLQEAGIPDLKLIGLIYDSLEPGIYMDNAADKCYQIPYPSSGLDALYDRIAYIHSIEKIDMIIPTLDSELYGFVKLEPKLNALGIKTFLPTVEQLNIRGKDKLFGFCKANGIAVPKNTLATSIQDLYSIPSEFSYPVVIKGIFYEAYIANNFEEATAHFKKLANKWGYPIIIQEFVKGSEYNVVALGDGEGGMTGAVPMKKLYITDKGKGWSGVTITEPALLEISRKVISKIKWKSGMELEFMKSESTGEYYLLEINPRFPAWVYLAPGAGQNLPAAMVKMANGEKVTPFTDYTVGKMFVRCSWDLLADVSKLAQISTLGVI from the coding sequence ATGAAAATAGCAGTAACCGGCTTAAACGCCACAGATAATCCCGGTCCCGGTATTCCGGTAATGCGAAGCCTGCAAGAGGCCGGTATCCCCGACCTTAAATTAATTGGCTTAATTTATGATTCCCTTGAACCGGGGATCTATATGGATAATGCGGCTGACAAGTGTTACCAGATTCCGTATCCCTCCTCGGGGTTGGATGCTTTATACGACAGGATAGCTTATATCCACAGTATCGAAAAAATCGATATGATAATCCCTACACTTGACAGTGAACTCTATGGCTTTGTGAAGCTTGAACCGAAGCTGAATGCACTCGGCATCAAGACATTTCTGCCAACGGTAGAGCAACTCAACATCAGAGGGAAGGACAAGTTGTTCGGCTTTTGCAAAGCGAACGGTATAGCGGTGCCAAAAAACACCCTCGCAACATCCATACAGGACCTCTACTCGATCCCCTCGGAGTTCAGCTACCCTGTGGTTATAAAGGGGATATTCTACGAGGCTTACATTGCAAACAATTTTGAAGAGGCAACTGCCCACTTTAAAAAACTTGCGAATAAATGGGGCTATCCAATAATTATCCAGGAGTTTGTAAAAGGTTCTGAATATAATGTGGTTGCTCTCGGTGACGGCGAAGGCGGAATGACCGGAGCTGTACCGATGAAAAAACTTTACATAACCGACAAGGGGAAGGGGTGGTCGGGAGTTACAATCACCGAGCCGGCACTTCTTGAAATATCGAGGAAAGTAATCTCGAAAATCAAATGGAAAAGCGGGATGGAACTCGAGTTTATGAAATCTGAATCAACGGGTGAATACTATCTCCTTGAAATTAACCCAAGATTCCCCGCATGGGTATATCTGGCACCCGGTGCGGGACAAAACCTTCCCGCTGCTATGGTTAAAATGGCTAACGGTGAGAAGGTTACCCCTTTCACAGATTATACAGTCGGTAAAATGTTTGTAAGATGCTCATGGGACCTCCTCGCAGATGTCTCCAAACTTGCTCAAATTTCCACTTTAGGAGTTATTTAA
- a CDS encoding T9SS type A sorting domain-containing protein: MKKYLLLSFALFSFTLLPQFQLQWTSSGLPYSKLSGWMNFEKQGDNWLKRIYTIDSTRFDIMQTGFSTTVQYSYIFSNPERLAGAQLYSLQQDLNGNGFVDAYILAYNGVSTNYRQSFKIVDLASGDVLMEKNDPNFYYNYPSVSDINNDGLLELVVVKYEYPLFGNFFYEVYSTGATGVGADGKIEYGFKLMQNYPNPFNPETKIEFSLEKASPVSLVVYDMNGAKVKTLLQNEMPAGVQSVQWDGSNDSGIRVPTGVYMYTLTTGNTSQTKKMIILK, encoded by the coding sequence ATGAAAAAATATTTGCTGCTTTCATTTGCACTTTTTTCATTCACACTTCTGCCACAGTTTCAATTACAATGGACTTCTTCGGGGCTTCCCTACTCAAAGCTTTCGGGATGGATGAACTTTGAGAAACAGGGAGATAACTGGTTAAAAAGAATTTATACTATCGACAGCACACGGTTCGATATAATGCAAACCGGCTTTTCAACAACTGTGCAGTACTCATACATTTTTAGCAATCCCGAGAGACTTGCAGGGGCACAGTTGTATTCACTGCAACAGGATTTAAATGGGAACGGCTTTGTAGATGCCTACATACTTGCTTACAACGGAGTTTCCACCAATTACAGACAGTCCTTTAAAATAGTTGATCTTGCATCCGGTGATGTACTCATGGAAAAGAACGACCCGAATTTTTATTACAATTATCCCAGTGTCTCAGACATAAACAATGACGGTTTGCTGGAGTTGGTAGTTGTAAAGTATGAATATCCACTGTTTGGTAATTTTTTCTACGAAGTCTATTCAACGGGCGCAACAGGAGTGGGTGCTGACGGAAAGATCGAATACGGTTTTAAGTTAATGCAAAATTATCCAAACCCCTTTAATCCCGAGACAAAAATAGAATTCAGTCTTGAAAAAGCATCTCCTGTTTCGCTCGTGGTTTATGATATGAACGGAGCTAAAGTAAAAACATTGCTTCAAAATGAAATGCCTGCCGGCGTACAAAGCGTTCAATGGGATGGTTCAAACGATTCAGGAATACGGGTGCCTACCGGTGTTTATATGTACACACTCACCACGGGCAACACTTCCCAAACAAAAAAAATGATTATTCTTAAATAG